The genomic interval TGTTCTGCTGGCTGATCACCTTTGCATTATCCTCCTGAAGCTTAAGCCTGCGCGACTCAATATCGGTCAATGAAAAGAGCCCGCTCTGATAACCCGACTCGTACCGTACGAGCCTTGCCTTACTGATTTCGTAAAACTTACGGATAGCTACCAGGTCAGCGCTGTCTATCTGCACGTTGTTCTCGGCCTGAAGTACCTTATTTCTTGCGGACGTAAGTTTGATCTCCAAACCTCTAGTCATAGCACGGATCTGTGCAGAAGTTGCCTGCATTTTCTGGGATGCCGCATTTTCACTGCCTTCTTTTGCTGTGAGTTGCTCCTGAAGGCGTTCGGGCAACTCAGGATCAAAATAGGATTGGCTCGTTTCAGAAATAATCAGCAGTGTATCTCCTTTCTTTACCTTTTGCCCTTCTCTAACCGCCCAATGTTCAATTCGTCCGCCAATCTGGTTCTGCACATTCTGAGGCCTGTCTTCGGGCCTTAAGGCTGTAACATATCCCCGCCCCGGAATTGTCTGCCGCCAGGGAAGAAACAGGATAATAATAAACAGCAACAATAATAACAGCATAATACGCCCCAGAAGCCGGGGGCCACGGGTAGTAAGTATCTGCCGGCCGGAAAGCACACCAAGTTCTTCCCATTTTCCATTTTCGAAGTAATTCTTTGCTTCACTAGTCATGTGCCACCTCACTTTCTTCAAGTTCCAGATCAGTAACCGCTGCCAGTTTTTCACTGCCGGTTACCATATCAAAAATAGTATTCAAACTGGTCATAAATTTTTCAACTGCATAACTGATCTGGACAATGATCACCTCAGCGGCTACAAATTGCCCCAGCGTCATCTGACGCTCGACTACATAATACGAACCCAGCAGTAAAAGCCCTCCCATCAGAATTGTCCGGAGTGCCACTGAGCTTGCAAAAAACTTTCTTAATATTCTGAAATGATCATTGCGGGCTTTTAAGTATTTGGCCGTAATCTGGTCTGTTTTCAAAATTACCGAGCTTAGTTTCTCCGGCTGGTTGCGGTACTGATCCAGATCAGCTGCCACCTGCTCGAGGTAAGCAACGACTTCGTATTTGTGTTCGGATTCCTCAATGCTGGTTTTAACGCCTACCTTATAAAATAACGCTAACATCAACAGGATTACCAAAACAGTAAAAATCCCGAAAACCATGAAAACCGGGTGATAAAACGAAAGCAGGATAGCAGCAAAAAAGATCTGTACCGCCGCAGCCACTACATCCACCAGTAGTTTTGTAAGTCCTTTCTGGATCGTGATCACATCAAAAAAGCGGTTTACAAGTTCTGCGGGATTTTCGCCGTCAAATTCCTTTTGCTTAATTCGGGGAAAGCGGTATGCAAATTCCAGTGTTGCCTTGGCAAAAATTTTCTGTTCCAGCATTTCCACCAGCGAAAGCTGCGCGATCAAAAGAAATCCTCCGACAGCCACACCAAGAAGAACGACACCGATCAAAAGATAGGTCGAGCTGTACAAGGCACCATTGGAAAGAAAATTGAAAACGGCTGTGGTTCCCAGAGGAAGAGAAAGGCCGATCAAACCAATTAATATGGCGTAAATAAAAATATAGTTAATTGTAGTTCTTTCGACATAAAGCATGCCAATAAGCCGTTCCCAGGGAGTCGGGGAATCGGCCTTATGTTTCTTTTTCATTAAATAGTATTATTAAACCGATAACAAAAGAAGTTTTTATTTCCTCGTATAGTGTAAAAAAATCAGGCCACAGCTATCAGAAAGTTTAATCTTACATAAAAAGTCCTAATTGACTGACAAAATAAAACGGAGAAATATTATATTGTCATTCACTGGTAACATGGAGAACACAATGATGAAATTTATATGCTACCTGTTTATTACCTTCGTGCACATATCAGGCATTTGAAAAATTTTAACTAACTAAACAGGGCTGAATTTTTGAAATATTCATACCAGTCAAACACAATATGGCATCAGGATTTTTTGCGATTTTAGATGATATAGCTTTTTTAATGGACGATGTTGCATTGGCAACGAAAGTAGCAACACGCAAAACTGCGGGAATCCTGGGTGATGATCTGGCCGTGAATGCTGAGAAAGCTACCGGTTTTCTGTCCGAACGGGAATTGCCTGTATTGTGGTCGATTACCAAAGGCTCGCTGCTCAATAAACTTATTATTGTTCCTGTTGCATTACTATTAAATGTGTTCTTTCCGGCAGCAATCAAATTCATCCTACTATTGGGAGGGCTGTACCTGGCTTATGAAGGTGTTGAAAAAATTGTAGAATACTTTTTCCATCCTGCAAAAAAGGAACATGAAACCATAAAAGAAGCTGAACCGGAAAGTGGTGCTGCCGACGCAGACAATGAAAAGAAAAAAATAAAATCAGCTGTAACGACCGACTTTATCCTGTCAATTGAGATCGTGATCATTGCATTGGGAAGCGTTGTTGAACAGACCTTAACTATTCAGATAGTAACGGTTTCTGCGGTGGCATTGCTCGCAACAGTAGGTGTTTACGGCATAGTTGCACTCATCGTGAGAACGGATGATGCTGGCTTTAAACTGATTAAAAAATCAAATGATAAAGGTTTCTTTTCAGTATTAGGTCATCTGCTGGTTAAGTCCCTTCCTGTTATGATAAAAATATTAGGTGCTGTGGGAACGGTTGCTTTAATTTTGGTTTCAGGTGGGATTTTTGTTCATAACATTGAATACTTACACCATTTTTTACCAGAACTTCCTGCCACGGTGAAGGAGTTTGGGATTGGTCTGGCGGTGGGTTTAATTGCTTTCCTGACCACAACAGGCTTCAAAAAAATAGTTTCCCTGACTAAAAAATCGTAATTAATACACGGTCTTTGCGCCTGCTGTAAAAAAGCACGGGCTTCTCTCCCATTCAGTCAAGATAGTTGTGGTAAATATGAAATGACATTTATCAAAGGGTTCAAAGACAAAAAACCTTTATCACGTTCATCCTGACTTTTGTCGCGGGAATAATAACCAATCACAATGACATCTTGCTTGTCAGATCCAGCAATTGGCTTGGCAAATGCGGGACAAGTATTGCTTAAATATTTCCTTTACCACGTTTTTCTAATTACCGGGTAGTTGGAATTAAGAGCTTCTTAATGGCTTTCAGATAATATTTCTGTTTAAAAGACCTATTGCTTTTACTTCGCAATTCCCTCAAAATATCCATTCTGTTTTTTTACAGTTTGGGTAGGAAATATAATTTATCCGGTCTGGAATAAAACATAATAGAGATTTTTCAGGCATGTACACCTTTTGTATACTCCTTTTCCCATCCCGTTGACCTTTTGTGCACCTTCTGAAATTGCTGTCGGGAATATTCTGTCCTAGGTTTGCATCGCCTTCCGGAAAATTTTGGCGAACAATACTCTTACAACCGCTTTACAACCAGACAACTGTTAGGATAGCGGCAAATCAATAATGCAAATCCTGTAACTATCATTTGAACAAGAGCTAAAAGCTCAAACTATCTAAACTTAACGTCATGAAAAAGAATTACTTATGCTTAGTTTTATTATCCTTATTATCAATTGTCTCTAAGGCACAGACAATTGATCTTGTAAAGGACATCAATACAGAAGGTACCTATCGGGGTATCCGGACAAAAGAAGCAGTGACCGCAGGAGGCCTGTATTTTGCACTGGCTTATGACGAGATCAATAAGCTGAATCTTTGGAGAAGCGACGGCACCGCCGCGGGAACTTACGTACTGACTGAACTGCCCGAAATCATTGATGTCCCTCCCAAAAACCTTACTGCCGCGGGCACAAATGTATTTTTTGTTGCACTGTATGATGGCCGCTACTGGCTCTTCCGCAGTGACGGAACAAAGTCAGGCACCTTACCACTGCATCCGGTTTACAGCTCAGCATACGAAAAGCTCGACATTTTTGAATACAAAGGTGCCGTGTACTTTTCGGCATACGACGGGACAACAGAAAACCTTTGGAAAACCAATGGTACAGTAACAGGAACTGTAAAAGTGAAAAGTTTCCCATCGGCACCTTTCGGTTCAACCGGGCCTTATGATTTCTTTCAATTTAACGGATTCATGTATTTTCTGATTCAAACAGGATCAGGGCAAAATGCAACTTACAGGCTCTGGAAAAGCGATGGTACAACAACAGCAACTGTGTCCGGGCCGGTTTTTTCAAGCAGTTTTAAGCCGGTTGTTCTCAATGGATACATGTATTATTCCGACGGCAAAACCCTGATGCGGACGGATGGAAATACGGTAACAACTATAAAAGGAGCTTTTGCAACCGCAGGTAGCCCGGTGCTGGCAGGCTCAACGATCTATTTTCCGGCCGGACAACAGTATACCGATACAGAACTATGGAAATCTGACGGTACTACTTCGGGTACGGTCCGTGTAAAAGATATTTATTCCGGTGCTGGCAATGGTTCCGAGCCTACGCTGCTGACCAATGTTAACGGCACCCTGTTTTTCGCGGCAAGAACGTCTGCCGAAGGTTACGAACTTTGGAAAAGCAACGGTTCAGATGCCGGCACTGTGCTTGTTAGCGACTTGGATCCGGCTGTCGAAGTGCAGTTTGACCGCATGTTTGCCATCGGCAAGCAGGCAGTCTTCTTAACCGGTTACGGATCCGGGCAGACGCTTTGGAAAAGCAACGGCACGAATACAGGTACACAGAAAGTGGCTGAATTTCCGGTAAGCAATCCTGTTAATGTTTCCGGAAATGTATTTTTTAATGGTGTAAGTTCATCTGGCTCCCAGCTATACAAGTCGGATTTTATTGCAAGAACCATAAGGATCACTACCCTCTTCCCTCCTGGCTCTTATCCGGGCAACTTTGCGAATTTCAATGGTGTTCGTTATATGCCTGCAGATGACGGAATAAACGGGCGTGAGCTTTGGAAAACCGACGGGACAAGCGCGGGAACAGTCCTGGTAAAAGATGTCATACCTGGCCAGGCAGGTTCAAATCCTGAACAGCTGACAAAAGTAAACGGAAACCTGTTTTTTGTCTCTAATGAAAAGGAAATCTGGAAAACCAATGGAACAGCAGCGGGTACCGTACTCGTGAAAAATGTGGTTCAGGCTGCCAGTGACCACATAGAAGGCCTTATTGATGTAAATGGGGTACTGTAT from Dyadobacter sp. NIV53 carries:
- a CDS encoding ABC transporter transmembrane domain-containing protein — translated: MKKKHKADSPTPWERLIGMLYVERTTINYIFIYAILIGLIGLSLPLGTTAVFNFLSNGALYSSTYLLIGVVLLGVAVGGFLLIAQLSLVEMLEQKIFAKATLEFAYRFPRIKQKEFDGENPAELVNRFFDVITIQKGLTKLLVDVVAAAVQIFFAAILLSFYHPVFMVFGIFTVLVILLMLALFYKVGVKTSIEESEHKYEVVAYLEQVAADLDQYRNQPEKLSSVILKTDQITAKYLKARNDHFRILRKFFASSVALRTILMGGLLLLGSYYVVERQMTLGQFVAAEVIIVQISYAVEKFMTSLNTIFDMVTGSEKLAAVTDLELEESEVAHD
- a CDS encoding DUF808 family protein, which produces MASGFFAILDDIAFLMDDVALATKVATRKTAGILGDDLAVNAEKATGFLSERELPVLWSITKGSLLNKLIIVPVALLLNVFFPAAIKFILLLGGLYLAYEGVEKIVEYFFHPAKKEHETIKEAEPESGAADADNEKKKIKSAVTTDFILSIEIVIIALGSVVEQTLTIQIVTVSAVALLATVGVYGIVALIVRTDDAGFKLIKKSNDKGFFSVLGHLLVKSLPVMIKILGAVGTVALILVSGGIFVHNIEYLHHFLPELPATVKEFGIGLAVGLIAFLTTTGFKKIVSLTKKS